A window of Yoonia sp. SS1-5 genomic DNA:
GAAAAATCGAACCGCTGGGATCGCGGGACTGGACCCTAACAGCCATGCTGGGGGCCACAGTCGTGCAGGATTGCGTGGTCACGCTGGAACCGGTGACAACCAGACTGGATGAACCGGTTCACCGCAGCTATCTGGCCGAACTTCCCGACATCGACGCCGCGGAAGTTGAAATGCCCGAAGACGACACTGCCGAAGCCCTGCCCGAAACCCTTGATCTGGGCCAGGTGATGATCGAGGCATTGTCGCTCGCGCTGCCGCTTTATCCGCGCAAGGATGGTGCTGATCTGGGCGAGGCCGTGTTTACCGCCCCCGGAAGCACCCCTATGACGGACGAGGATGCCAAGCCCTTTGCGGGGCTGGAAGCGTTGCGCGATCAGCTGCAAAAGAAGGGGGATTAGGCGCGGTTTTCCGGCGCCGGAAAAGGGCTTGCACAAATGCGGAATCGCAGTATGTTCGCGACCTCTTTGACATCGCACTCGACAGGGCTGCCGCAATGGCGTAGGACCCGGTTCGACGCAAGACACATCAGGGCCAGCGGCCCATAAATCATAGGGTTGAGACATGGCTGTCCAGCAGAACAAAGTATCCAAATCCCGCCGCAACAACCGGCGTGCGCACGACTCACTCGTCGCTGCAAATCCAAACGAATGCGACAATTGCGGTGAGCTGAAGCGCCCGCATCACGTCTGCCCGTCCTGCGGCCACTACGCCACACGTGAAGTGATTGCAGACACGACTGAAATCGACCTCGACGACGACGCAGCTTAAGCTGCGGCACAGGCAGATACACATGACACAGGGCCAGTCAGACACTGATCAGCCCCTCGTTGATGCGGTATCGGATGTCTTATCCGTCGATGCGATGGGCGGCGATCAGGGGCCTGCAACAGTTGTTGCGGGCCTTTCGAAGTTTCTGGGCAAGGCACCCTCTGCCCGCGCCATCCTGCATGGGCCAGAGGCCGAGCTGAAAATGCTGTTGGCAAAACACAATCTGGCAGATCGCGTGACAATCCGCGATGCGGCAGATGTTGTGAAGATGACCGACAAACCCAGCCATGTTCTGCGCCATGGCAAGAAAACCTCTATGTGGTCTG
This region includes:
- a CDS encoding DUF177 domain-containing protein, whose protein sequence is MAALPQSHLRLSDLTTRRATDFALIPTAEERRAVADTLGIVGVRKLRLSGKIEPLGSRDWTLTAMLGATVVQDCVVTLEPVTTRLDEPVHRSYLAELPDIDAAEVEMPEDDTAEALPETLDLGQVMIEALSLALPLYPRKDGADLGEAVFTAPGSTPMTDEDAKPFAGLEALRDQLQKKGD
- the rpmF gene encoding 50S ribosomal protein L32, with translation MAVQQNKVSKSRRNNRRAHDSLVAANPNECDNCGELKRPHHVCPSCGHYATREVIADTTEIDLDDDAA